In Populus alba chromosome 1, ASM523922v2, whole genome shotgun sequence, a single window of DNA contains:
- the LOC118028012 gene encoding methyl-CpG-binding domain-containing protein 5: MSDTATSAQVPGMNRPGPKSDDPLLQNGSSIDPNKHSTADETLNRTNDKGNQQPVTPVREKRRLSETDVVTSWLPPGWVVEDRVRTSGATAGTRDKYYIEPVSGRRFRSKKEVQYYLETGTLKKRGKATENVGADTNSAENSKSSKNKSGANINFAWNFDSFNVPDRTEWFLTEANEDTWTPFIDGKKVPLYDKEQWDFTFASMTTSSHGYRKH; encoded by the exons ATGTCAGACACCGCGACTTCGGCTCAAGTTCCGGGCATGAACCGGCCTGGACCCAAATCAGATGATCCCCTTCTTCAAAACGGCTCCTCTATCGACCCTAACAAGCACTCCACCGCCGATGAAACCCTAAACAGAACGAACGACAAAGGCAATCAACAACCGGTGACTCCTGTTCGAGAGAAGAGAAGATTATCGGAAACGGACGTTGTTACGAGCTGGTTGCCGCCGGGATGGGTTGTTGAAGATCGGGTTCGGACCTCTGGTGCGACAGCTGGCACCAGAGATAAG TACTACATTGAGCCTGTCTCAGGTCGTCGGTTCAGGTCTAAGAAAGAAGTGCAATATTATTTGGAAACTGGAACTTTGAAGAAGAGGGGCAAAGCGACAGAGAACGTTGGTGCTGATACTAAT TCTGCAGAGAATTCCAAGAGTAGTAAAAACAAGTCTGGTGCAAACATAAATTTTGCATGGAACTTTGATTCTTTTAATGTTCCTGATCGGACCGAATGGTTTCTTACAGAAGCAAACGAAGATACCTGGACTCCCTTCATTGATGGTAAAAAAGTGCCTCTATATGACAAGGAACAGTGGGATTTTACATTTGCATCTATGACGACTAGCAGTCATGGTTACAGAAAGCATTGA
- the LOC118028013 gene encoding prefoldin subunit 2, whose product MAEVDPKEPINEQAVVNMYNAMRAELNQIYSKITELEMDASEHSLVINAIQPLDQSRRCYRMIGGVLVERTVKEVLPAVQRNKEGIEEVIARLNEAAVRKKKEIADFEEKYKIRIRKADSEVKDDSSKKEGSSQGVLVGPAGSSE is encoded by the coding sequence ATGGCAGAAGTTGATCCAAAGGAACCGATAAATGAGCAAGCAGTTGTGAATATGTACAATGCTATGCGGGCTGAACTAAACCAGATTTACTCAAAAATAACCGAACTTGAGATGGATGCAAGTGAGCATTCATTGGTTATCAATGCGATCCAACCGCTTGATCAATCTAGACGTTGCTACCGGATGATTGGAGGTGTGCTGGTAGAGAGGACCGTGAAAGAGGTCCTGCCTGCTGTCCAGCGCAATAAAGAGGGGATCGAGGAGGTTATTGCGAGGCTTAATGAGGCTGCTGtaaggaagaaaaaggaaattgcTGATTTTGAAGAGAAGTACAAGATCAGGATAAGAAAGGCTGATAGCGAGGTAAAGGATGATAGTAGCAAGAAGGAGGGTTCTTCTCAGGGAGTCCTTGTGGGTCCTGCAGGTTCAAGTGAATGA
- the LOC118028015 gene encoding triosephosphate isomerase, cytosolic, whose translation MARKFFVGGNWKCNGTIEEVKKIVTMLNEAEVPSKDVVEVVVSPPFVFLPLVKSLQRPDFQLAAQNCWVRKGGAFTGEISAEMLVNLGIPWVILGHSERRSLLNESNEFVGDKVAYALSLGLKVIACIGETLRQRESGSTMAVVAAQTKAIADKASNWANVVLAYEPVWAIGTGKVATPDQAQEVHLELRKWLHDNVGAEVAATTRIIYGGSVNGANCKELAAQPDIDGFLVGGASLKREFIDIIKSLTVKKSQL comes from the exons ATGGCCAGAAAATTCTTCGTCGGCGGAAACTGGAAATGC AATGGGACcattgaggaggtgaagaagaTTGTCACCATGCTAAATGAAGCTGAGGTTCCATCCAAGGATGTTGTAG AGGTTGTTGTGAGCCCTCCATTTGTATTTCTTCCTTTGGTAAAAAGTTTGCAGCGACCTGATTTCCAATTAGCCGCCCAAAATTGCTGGGTTCGCAAAGGTGGTGCTTTTACCGGAGAGATTAG TGCTGAGATGCTCGTGAATTTGGGCATTCCCTGGGTGATTCTTGGCCATTCTGAACGGAGATCTCTTTTAAATGAGTCAAATGAG TTTGTTGGAGATAAAGTTGCTTATGCACTTTCCTTAGGCTTGAAAGTGATCGCATGTATTGGTGAGACACTTCGGCAGAGAGAATCAGGATCTACAATGGCTGTTGTGGCTGCACAAACAAAAGCAATTGCAG ATAAAGCTTCAAATTGGGCCAATGTCGTTTTGGCTTATGAGCCAGTTTGGGCCATCGGTACAGGAAAGGTGGCGACACCTGATCAGGCTCAAGAA GTCCATCTTGAATTGAGGAAATGGCTTCATGACAATGTTGGTGCCGAAGTTGCTGCAACAACTAGAATTATCTACGGAG GTTCTGTAAATGGAGCTAACTGCAAAGAGTTGGCAGCGCAACCAGATATTGATGGATTTTTAGTCGGTGGAGCTTCACTCAAG CGGGAGTTCATTGATATCATCAAATCTTTAACGGTGAAGAAGAGTCAACTGTGA